DNA sequence from the Salifodinibacter halophilus genome:
GAGCCGTATCCGATACAAGCTGCGCCTCCAGCGTGCGGCATTTAATTCGTGAAGCATCAGGCTGACAGCGAAGTAGCGGACAGTGCTTCAGCCGACGGGAATTGGCGCGCCGATTTCCTGGCCGGTGTACGCGTCGTGTCGCCGGTTCTGGTCGGCATATTGCCGTTCGCTTTGATTGTTGGCGTCTCGATGGCACAGGCTGGATTCTCGATCGCTGCGGCGGGGGTGATGTCGCTGTTGGTATTCGCCGGTGCGTCGCAGTTGGCCGCCGTCTCATTACTGTCAGCCGGTGCGCCGGTGGCAGTGGTGGTTTTGACCGTGGTCATCATCAATCTGCGCTTTGTCATGTACAGCGCTTCGCTATCGCTCTATTTGCACCGTCTAAGTGCGCCGGTGCGGGCAATGGTCGCCTATCTGTTGAATGATCAGGATTATATGCTGAGTCTCTACGCGTTTGAGCAGCGCTCGAATACGCGTTCGCGCCTGGCGTTCTTTATGGGGACAGCGTTGCCGCTCTGGTTGGGTTGGCAGTCGGCCACGCTTGTCGGTGCAAGCCTCGGCGCTGGGGTGCCGTCTGCCTGGCGACTCGATTTTGCCGTGTCGTTGACTTTTCTAGCGATGCTGGTGCCGGCCGTGCGTGACCGGGCAGGGCTATCAGCGGCCGTTGTCGGCGGTGGCGTGGCCGTTGCACTGGCAGGCTTGCCGTCCAATCTCGGCCTGATCATTGGCGCTGCGGCCGGGGTTCTAGTGGGCATTGCCGTGCGTCGTGTAACAGGCGTGCGAATCGCGCGATGAACGGCGTCGGACTTTGGTTGACGATTGTGGTCGCGGGCGTGGCGACGTATCTGCTTCGCTGGTCGTTTCTGGGTTTTCTCGGGCGCTATCGTATGCCTGATGTTGTCGCCGAGGCGCTGGATTTTGTACCGCCGGCCGTGCTCGCTGCGATAGTGGTGCCCGCTGTTGTTAGCCACGACAGCGGTGCGCTTGTATCGATATTCGAGCCGCGGCTCTGGGCGGCCGTGATCGCCGGCGTCGTCGCGTGGCGCACCCGGAGTATCTTTTACACGATCGTCGTCGGCATGGCGGCACTCTGGTTGCTGATCGCCCTCGGTGCGTAAAGCGGAGTCAGGCGGCAGTCGATGTGCTCGGTTTATGTGGCGGCGTGTCGCGCACGAGACGTGTGGCCGCCAGGGCCAGAAGAATCACGGCCCCGCCAGCGGTCAGGCGGATCAGGTTGGCGTCGTGGTTCCAGATGACGATGTTGACGAGCAACCCGGCCGGCACCAGCACGTTGTTCATGACCGCCAATGCCCCGGCGCTGACCTGCGTCGCCCCCGAATTCCACAACAGGTAGCCGACGCCGGACGAACCCAGCCCGAGCCAAGCCAGCACAGACCACTGCATGCCCGTCGTCGGCAGTTGGTGCCAGTCGCCGAACAGGCCGAACGCCAGCGCGGCTACTGGTATGGCGCCGATAAAGAACCAGCCAAATACATGCGTCGGGTTGTAGGAGGGGAGTTTTTGTACCAGCCGACGATAGGCGACTTGGCCGATCGCGAAACACAGATTCGCTGCCTGGATCAGACAGAAGCCGACCCAAATGTTGTTACCGACACCGTGGTAGCGGATGATTGCGGCACCGGCGACCGCGCCGCCCGCAGCCAGCAGATAGATAGGGCGGAAACGCCGTACCATCAGGTCGTCCAGCAGGCTGATATAGATGGGTGTGGCAACCGTAAATAATATGAGCTCCGGCACCGATAGCCACAGGTAGGCTTGATATAGGCAGATGTACATGAGGCCGATCTGTACGGCGCCGATCGCCATCAGACCGATAATTGCGCGTGGCGGGATCGCACGCGGCCGCAGAAATGGTGCGAGTAGTAGACTGGCCAGCGCGAGTCGGGTCAGTATCGAGAAATAATTGTCGACCTGGCCACTTAGATAGACGCCGATCAAGCTAAAGGAAAATGCCCAGAGGGCAGTAACGGTCCAGAGATAACCCATGCAAGCTCGACAGTCGGCGAATCACAACCACGCTATGATGCCAGCAATTTGGAATCGCTTGAACTGCGTTCGTTCGTTCACGACCGTTGTCCATGAAACCGAACCCACCGACGGCGTGACCCGGCGCGTGGTCGGGCACGCACAGCCGTCGTTGGAAGACGACGGGCAAACATTGCGCGTCGCTGAAAATGGTTGGCTATATTTGCCCGGCAGCACACGCACGCTGGCCACATCGAATGTTTATTGCTGGCGCGTCGAAGCAGGGCAGTTGGCGCTAAGCTATGACCGCGCGCAGATCGGACGTTCGGCTCGACTAGTTGTGTTCGAGCCCGCATCGGCGGTCGGTTTGCAAAGCGCGTCGCCGCACTGTTGTGGCGCGGATCGTTATTACGCACACGTGACGCTTACTGGCGAGGATATCGAGTTGAGGTGGCATGTCGTGGGTACGGCCAAGAATTACATCATGATCACCCGCTACAGGCCGCATACGCTGCAAGGTCAGGCGACAGTATCCAGCGTAAGCGCGACTGACCAATGAAAGGGCGAGCGACACTACTAAAAGCGGCCGGCTCGGTTGGCAGCATGACGTTTGTCTCGCGCATCCTCGGTTTCGTGCGCGACGTAGCGTTCGCTACGTTATTCGGGGCCGGCATGGGCATGGACGCGTTTTTGGTGGCGTTTAAAGTGCCCAACTTCTTCCGGCGTTTGTTCGGCGAGGGGGCGTTGCGCCAGTCGGTGGTGCCAGTGCTGTCGGATACGCGAACCAACGCGTCGGAAGCAGAGGCGGCCGACCTCGTGAATGCGGCGAGCGGGACGCTGGCGGTCGTTCTGCTCGGCGTAACTGTCGTTGGCGTATTGGCCGCGCCGGGGCTGGTCTATGTCTTCGCGCCGGGGTTTAGCGACGACGCGTCTCAGTTTCATCTGACCAGCCAATTACTGCGCCTGACATTTCCCTATCTGCTTTTTATCTCGTTGGTGGCATTGGCTGGTGCCGTGCTAAACACTTACCAGCGTTTCGCTGTGCCGGCCTTCACGCCGGTGTTGTTAAACGTGTGCTTGATTCTGGCGGCTGTGTTCGCCGCGCCTTTGCTGGAGCGCCCGGAGTTGGCACTCGCGATCGGCGTACTGGTCGCCGGTGCGGCGCAGCTTGGGTTTCAATTGCCGTTTCTCGCGCGCATTGGCTGTCTGCCGCGGCCGCGCTGGGCCTGGCGTGACCTACGCGTCCAACGCATCCTGAAGCTCATGCTGCCGATCATCTTCGGTGCTTCGGTTACCCAGATCAATTTGCTAGTCAATACTGTTATTGCTTCACTGCTGGCGGCAGGTAGTGTGAGCTGGCTTTACTACGCGGACCGGTTGATGGAATTCCCGCTCGGCGTGTTTTCGATCGCGATCGCGACCGTCATCCTGCCGAACCTGTCAGCCCGCCACGCCGAAGCATCCACGTCCGGGTTCGCTGCAACCATGGATTGGGCGTTGAAACTGCTCGTTTTGCTCGGTATGCCGGCCATGTTAGGTCTGTTCATGTTGGCTGGCCCGCTGGTGACTACGCTGTTCGGTTATCATTCGTTTACGCCACACGATGCGCGTATGAGTGCCTACGCGCTGATGGCGTACGCCTTGGGATTCATGGGCTTTTCATTCGTCAAGGTGTTGGTTACAGGGTTCTTTTCGCGCCAGGATTCGCGCACGCCGGTGCGCTGTGGCGTGATCGCTATGTCGTCTGCGATGCTGTTGAACGTGGTGTTTGTATTGTTTTTCCAATGGCGCGGTTGGACAGCACCGCACGCGGGGCTGGCACTGGCAACTTCGGCGGGGGCGTTTTTAAATGCCGGGCTGTTGTATTACTACCTGCGCAAAAGCGGGGTTTACGTGCCGGGGCGCGATTGGCTTGGCTTTTTATGCCGCGTTGCGTTGGCGTGTGGTGCCATGACCGTAGTGCTGGCGTTCGGTGGCTGGGATTGGTCGCGTTGGCTGGCGCGCCCATTGGCGCTCAGGATCGGCTGGCTCGCGGCGTGGATCGCAATTGGCGCGGCGGTGTATTTTGCCGTTTTGTTTGTTAGTGGCTGGCGGCCGCGACAACTCCAACGCGTGGAAATAAGCACCGGATGAGTCGGTGTCCAACGATACGAGCCCGGAGTTTCGCTTGAAACTCGTTCGCAACGTCCAGACGATGCCGCCGCTGCCATGCTCGTCGGCGCTGACCATCGGTAATTTCGATGGGTTTCATCGCGGCCACCAGGCGATCGTGGCACGAATCCGCGAGCACGCCCGGCAGACCGGCGGTGTGTCCGTGGTTATGAGTTTCGAGCCTATGCCGAGTGCTTGGTTCGACCCTGACAATGCGCCGGCACGCCTGCTCTCAATCCGTGACAAGCTGACGTTCATCGCCGAAGCCGGTGTCGATTATTTCGTCTGTGCGCGATTCAACGCGGATCTAGCCGCCATGTCGCCGGAACAGTTTCTGCAGGACCTGGTTGTGAGCCGCCTGCGCGCTGCGTTGGTAGCTGTCGGCGACGATTTTCGTTTCGGGGCACACCGTGCCGGCGATATCGATATGATCCGTCGTTTCGGCGCCGCTTACGATTTCGATACTGAATCTGTGCCGGAAGTCATCGATGACGGCGAGCGCATCAGCTCGACCCGTGTGCGGGCCGCATTGGCGGCAGGCGAGGTTGAGACCGCGAACCGTTTGCTCGGCCGGCCTTACGCACTCACCGAACGCGTCATTCGTGGCCAGCAACTCGGTCGCGAAATTGGCTTCCCGACGCTCAATCTTTATCTGGCGCACAGTCCGGGGCTGCGTTACGGCGTCTACGGCGTGCTCGTTAACGTTTGCGATGGTCCGCATGCAGGCGCCCAACTCACGGGCGCGGCCAGTTTCGGCGTGCGGCCGACCGTCAATGGTCAAACGCCGTTGCTCGAAATCTACCTGCTGGATTTTTCCGGCGATCTTTATGGTGCTCGCGTTTCTGTATCATTCGCTACGTTCATCCGCGATGAACACCGGTTCGACGATCTGATGACCATGACTGAACAAATGCACCGCGACATCGCGGCCATTGCCGAGCACTTCGGCCAACCCTCCGGCATTTGAGATATGAGTGATTCCGGCTCCAGTGACAGTGAGGCGCCGCCACGTGTGCGAAATGTGCAGTGGCTATGGCTCGCTGTTGCAATCATCGTGCTTGATCAGGTGGCCAAGCAGCTTGTTATCACCGAGTTGTCGCTCTACCGGCCGTTAACGCTTACATCGTGGCTCAACATAACGCTGATGCACAATACTGGTGCGGCGTTCAGCATTTTTAGCGAGGCCTCGCCGTGGATGTTTGCGGTGTTGGCCGTGGCCGTTGCCGCTGGCATCCTCGTCTGGCTTTGGCGCCACCCGTTCAGTGAGCGTCTAAGCGCCGCGGCCTTGGCTCTGATCGCGGGTGGTGCTCTTGCTAACGCCATCGATCGCGTTACCCGCGGTCACGTTGTGGATTTCATCGATTTCCATATTGGCGCGTGGCACTATCCTGCTTTCAATATCGCGGATAGCGCGATTGTAATCGGCGCGCTCGGGGTTGCACTCGCTGCGTTTTTACCGGCGCGGCAGGCGTAGCGTACGCGGCTGAGGCCGCTGCAGTTGCTGGGCGATCAGCCCGTGCGGGCTACCAGCAGTTGCCCGGATCTGAAGACGACTGCTGGCCGTTGGCTCGCAGTGTGTACTGTGTGCAAGCGTCGTTTGTTTGGTCGCCTCGAGCGTTGGCGATCACCTTGAAGCCGCTAACCGAGCTGTCCGCGGACACGGTGTATGCTTTGTTATCCGTAGTTTTGTCCACGTTGATGCTCGCCAGGTTCTGCGGGTAGTGGTGAACCTGTGCGTAGAACTGCTCACCGCGGTTCACGGCTTTTTTGAGTGTGGATTTGGCGTCAACTCGCCGTGCATGACGCACTTGTGACAGGTATAGCGGATAGGCGATGGTCGCGAGGATCGTGACCACCAGCACGACGATCATTAGTTCGATTAGTGTGAAACCGCGGTAGGACCGTGCGCTCTCGCGATACATGTGTGGCGTGCCCGTTTTAGCCGCCACGTCGGATTTCGCGCCAAGTGATGCGCTTGGCCGTTGAACCTTGAGCGGTGGTTAGCGTTTGGGTCGTCTCATCCGAATGTGGGGTCAATGTGGTCTTGGCGCCGTTGGCTTTGATCATCGTGATCGTGCCTGCCGAGATGCCTTGTTGTGTGGTCTGATAAATGGCCGCTTCGCCGCTATTGATGGTGTCCGTGGTGGTAAAGCGGCCGTCGCCGTTGACGTCGAATGCGGCATTGGCGACTGGACCGCCGGTATAAGGGTTGAGCCGATAGAGTCTGCTCGTGTCGCTGGGATTACAAAGCTGGCCGGAGGGCGCTGTGGAGGCGCCGGTTAACACGACCTTGCCTTTTTGCCGGATAAGCGCCCACTGGTTGATAATTCGTTGTCCATTGGTGCCGAGGTCAAGCCGCCAGCCACGGTCGATGTTGTCGTATGTGTCGGCTGTGCCGCGCTGGTAGTGCACATCGGTGGTGGTATCGCCGATGCTGCCGAATATCTGGTCGTTGTCGGCGGCTGTCGCCTTACCAAGGCTGCGGTCAGCGAGATCGCTTGGCTCGATTTGTGTCGAAACAAACCCACGATGGGTCGCTGTCTTTGTCGCGCCCGCATCCCAGAGGCCGTAGACGTAGTTCTTGCGTGTTCTTGCGTCGGTGCCGGACGCGTCGGCGGCTTCTAGATACTTGCCCGAGCCGAAAAACACCATGACCCCGCGCGGTTTGGCCACCTCCGGTGGTCCACGGCTGACAATCGGCGCCGCAGTGATTGGCCGTGGATGTTTTTGGTCGCCGTTGGTGCGCCGCTGCGTCGTCTGATAGAGCAGATGGGCAGTCCAGCTGCCTTTGTTGGTGTCACTCAGATCAAACCGCCACATATTGCCGTGCAGGTCGCCAGCATAGACGTAATCGGTAATTAAATCGCTGTCGCTGTCGATCGAGTACGGGCTGCTCATACCGTTTGGCCCTGATCGTGGCGCTGGTGCGTTGTCGTTACTGGCCACGAATTTCTTGATCAAAGCGCCATCGGACAGTTTGACGATATACAGAACCGCTTTGTTGTCCTTGCTGTTGTAGCCGTTGCCGAATATCGCAACCCAGTCGCCATTGTTCAGCTGTGCGATCAGCGGTTTGCTATAAGTCAGGCCGAGTTCGGCAAAATCGCCGTTGTCTGGGGTGATATCCCAGAGCACACCTTGCTCCAAAAATTCGCCGGGACGCGTCACATCCAAGGCGAAAACGCCCTTGCCGCCACCGCGCAGGCCGGCGACGAGCACCGTCGCCCAATTATTGTCGATGACGGCGTCGCTAACGGTCGGTGTTGCATCGGCGTAGAACCGATGTGCGGGCGTTTGAGCCGTTAGCTCATGGATTTTGGGGCGTACTGCGGACGGAATATAGGCAAACAACTCATTACCACCGCCGCGACTTTTCGGCTCGGCGCTGAACGCGTGCAACATGCCGTCATTGGCTTCGACATAAATCGCTGAGGTGCGGTTGTTGGTGTTATTCATGAAATCGCGGTAGCTGTTGATTGCGTCACCGCTGTATTGATTGATGTAACCAACAAGGTCAGGCCGAGAGCCTACGTAGGCGGGCGTCGAATGAACGATGTCGCCGAGCACGGTCCCGTTGCGGGTGCGGAAGTCGCCGAGCCGGGTGCTCGCGTTGGCCCTGTCGCCGCGAATGTATTGAATTGTGGCTTTAGTCAGCTTATCCGAGTTGGGGAAGCTGTTGGCTTGGTCGGGCGTGAATTCGACTGTGGTATCGGCTGTGTGGGTATAAATAGTGCGGCCCGAGGGATTTTGAATATCGCCGTTTTGTGCTTGCCAGCCGTCGCCGAATGGTATGGCGTTGAAATTCGGCATCGTGTTGCCGGTAAATGGGTAAGCTCGGAGTATGCCTTGGCGCCCCTGGAATGAAGCCTGATAGATGAACGTTCCAGCAGACGCTTTGTGTCGGTTGGCTGCGAGCTTATTGCCCCTTAGCGGCTTGTTCAGAATTTGTCTCAAGATTTTCGAAAACTGTTTCTTGAGTTCGGTTGGCCGGGTCGCGCTGCGTAATCGACCTCGACTGTTAACCGCCGCATGCCATAGGTCGTCGATTTGTCCTGGTGTTGATTTCGCAGCGCCGCGCGAGCCGGGTAGCTCGCTTTCGGAGGGCCAAATGCCAGCGGTCACATTGGTTTTTAGGCTTTTATTCTTATTTGCTGATAGATCAGCCCCGGTTTTGTATGGGTTAGGTTGGTTGTTCGTGCCGAATGTGTTGCCTGACTGCCTTAATGTGACGCCGAAAAATGTGACATGTTGTTCGGATCGGCAATCGAGTGATGCATCGTGGTTGGTTTTTTCGCATCGGTTATCCGTCCCAACCGGCGCATTCTTGACGAGCTCGTCCCAATCACCTTGCTCGTCACGGTTCCAGTTCGATGGTTCGGGTGGCGCATCTAAGTTGTAATAGTATTTGGCGGCTATGTCCGCCATCGTGTTTTTCACCCCGTCATTATCATTATCGCCAATATCGAGGTTGTTGCTACGTCCGTAGCCATCCATGACAAGAATCATATAATTCTTCTGACAGGGGGATTGCACGAACCCCTTCTTCTCGAACCTCGACCCTAGGAAATTCAACGCTTTTGTATCGTGTGCGCCGCTACTTAGATTGGCATCCAGGATTCGAGTATTGAATTTGTTGGGTATACGGATTTAATGGTTGATGGGGCACCTTCACCCCATCAATCTGATACCACTCTCAGATGGTTGATAGATCGACTCCGTAGTTGAGTTCCTCTGCGAAGTCCGGCAGTCCGTAACCGATGGTTTTCTTGTAGAAAGGAGAGACCTTCGCAGTCGGTGCCTTCTTCTTGTGCTTCGTGGTGTAGAGCATTCGTGCCCGCATCACCTCGAAGGAGTAACCGCGCCCTTCACGGTTCTTGTCCTTGGCCAGTCGGTTGATGGACTCCGTGTAAGCGTTGGTGACGGGCATGTCCGTCTCGAAGTAGGTCATGGTCTCTTCGCGCCAGTTTCCCACTGCCCTGACCAGATCGCTCCAGACTTCCTTTTGGCCCTTCGGGATGGTGGCTATCCACTCGTCCAGGGCGGCTTCTGCCTGGAGCCGTGTGGTGGCGTCCCAGATGCCGTAGAAGCGCTCCTTGTGCTCGTAGGCGGCCAGCAGTTGCGGGAACGCGCCTGTCCAGGTCTCCATGATGAGGCGCTCCCGGTCTGAGACTTCGTGAGCGCGTTTCAGCAGGATTTTCCGGTCTCCCTTGAGAGTCCGGCTCTGGGACGGTTTCAGCTCCTTTCTGAGGCCCTTGCGCACTCTCTCTAGGGCATCGTTGGCCATGCGCACCACATGGAACTTATCGACCACGATACGGGCCTGGGGCAGCACAGCCTTGACCGCTGCCCGGTAGGGGTTCCACATGTCCATGCTGACGATCTCGACCTTCTGCCGGTCTTTCAGCTTCATCAGGTAGTTGGTCACCACGTCCTGGCGGCGGGTGGCCAGCAGGTCGAGCAGGGTTCGCTCCTCAATGTTGGTCAGAATGCAGCGGTAGCGCTTGTTCAGGTATAGCTCGTCAATGCCCAGGATGCGGGGCGTCTCGAAGCGGTGCCAGCGCCCCAGGAACTCGGCGCGGGCGTTGAAGATGTCGCGCACCGTCTTCTCGTCCAGGCCGGTCTGTGCCGCCACAAAGGTGTAGGGGTGGTTGAAGGATTCCTTCTCCACGTACTCATGCAGCCGCAGTGTCATACGGAATCCGTCCACCATCTCCGGTAGCTGGGGCCTGAATGTTGTCTTGCAGGCCCGGCAGGTGTATCGGCGGCGGACCACCCAGAGAGTGACCCGCTTGCCGTGGATGGGCAGATCACGATAGGGAACGTCACGCTTGCCGAACCGTACGAACTCACCCTGCACGCCGCATTCCTCGCAGGCGATGGGATCGGGCACGTCCACCTGGAAGTGCATTTCGTCGTCGGTTGATTTGCAGCCCAGTACTTGGTATTGCGGCAGGTGAAGGATGTTGTCGGGAAGTTCGGTCATGGTGTTGTATAGGCGTAGGTGTCAGTCAGATCCATCCGGCTCGGCATTGGTGTTTGCTTTTTTACCCAACAAGCTGCTGGAAACGAAAAGTAAGGCACCGAGGACAATTGCAATATCAGCCAGGTTGAAGGCCGGCCAATGCCAGTCTCGCCAATAGAAATCAAAGGAATCCACAACATAGCCGCGAAAGACCCGGTCAATCAGGTTGCCCATGGCGCCACCGAGGATAAGACTGTAAGCGATGGCTTCTCCTTTATGACGATTTTCAAGGATCAGCTTGATCAGAAAAATCGAGACCACTACCGCGATTCCGATAAAAAAGTAGCGCTGCCAGCCTCCACCATTCGCAAAAAGACTGAATGCGGCACCGGTGTTCCATAGGTGCACCCAGTTAAAGAACGGGGTCACCGAAACATACTCGCCATAGGCCATTGATTGCTGCACCAGCCACTTTACAGCCTGATCAGACGCTGCCAGCAGGCCCGATATGGACAATAGGGCATACGGCGAGAGCTTTTTGCCAATAATGAGCATTATTTAACCCTTCAACGCCAAAATGCGTCTGGCACCGTTAAGTACAATGCCCCCCGCGATGGTGCCGATAATCAGATCCGGATAATTGGAACCGGTCCACGCGACCAGGGCGCCGGCGGTGATGACCCCCAGGTTGATCACCACGTCGTTGGCCGAGAATATCCAGCTTGCCTTCATGTGCGCCCCGCCTTCCCGATGTTTGGATATGAGCAGCAGACAACTGGTATTGGCAATCAATGCGACGAATGCGATAGCCATCATCACCAGCGATTCAGGCTCACTACCGAATACAAAGCGTCTCACCACCTCTACGAGCACGCCCACAGCCAAGATCAGTTGCAGTACACCAGCAAGATGCGCGGCACGTACCTGCATTTTCACGCTATGTCCAACCGCATAAAGGGCAAGCCCGTACACCGCCGCATCGGCAAAATTGTCCAGGGATTCTCCAATCAGGCCGGTGGACTGGGCGATCAGACCGGCAGTC
Encoded proteins:
- a CDS encoding prepilin-type N-terminal cleavage/methylation domain-containing protein, encoding MAAKTGTPHMYRESARSYRGFTLIELMIVVLVVTILATIAYPLYLSQVRHARRVDAKSTLKKAVNRGEQFYAQVHHYPQNLASINVDKTTDNKAYTVSADSSVSGFKVIANARGDQTNDACTQYTLRANGQQSSSDPGNCW
- a CDS encoding cation transporter; protein product: MSKSCGGACGGDATSAADTDIQASSEAPGRWVSVYAVPKMDCPSEERMIRLALNGFEEIRALSFDLSNRRLKVVHDGEVEPVTSKLKTLGLGASLQETVAANPETIKAAEFSAASAKQESGTLRWLLGINALLFVVEMTAGLIAQSTGLIGESLDNFADAAVYGLALYAVGHSVKMQVRAAHLAGVLQLILAVGVLVEVVRRFVFGSEPESLVMMAIAFVALIANTSCLLLISKHREGGAHMKASWIFSANDVVINLGVITAGALVAWTGSNYPDLIIGTIAGGIVLNGARRILALKG
- a CDS encoding AzlD domain-containing protein, giving the protein MNGVGLWLTIVVAGVATYLLRWSFLGFLGRYRMPDVVAEALDFVPPAVLAAIVVPAVVSHDSGALVSIFEPRLWAAVIAGVVAWRTRSIFYTIVVGMAALWLLIALGA
- a CDS encoding lipoprotein signal peptidase, producing MSDSGSSDSEAPPRVRNVQWLWLAVAIIVLDQVAKQLVITELSLYRPLTLTSWLNITLMHNTGAAFSIFSEASPWMFAVLAVAVAAGILVWLWRHPFSERLSAAALALIAGGALANAIDRVTRGHVVDFIDFHIGAWHYPAFNIADSAIVIGALGVALAAFLPARQA
- a CDS encoding bifunctional riboflavin kinase/FAD synthetase; the protein is MSNDTSPEFRLKLVRNVQTMPPLPCSSALTIGNFDGFHRGHQAIVARIREHARQTGGVSVVMSFEPMPSAWFDPDNAPARLLSIRDKLTFIAEAGVDYFVCARFNADLAAMSPEQFLQDLVVSRLRAALVAVGDDFRFGAHRAGDIDMIRRFGAAYDFDTESVPEVIDDGERISSTRVRAALAAGEVETANRLLGRPYALTERVIRGQQLGREIGFPTLNLYLAHSPGLRYGVYGVLVNVCDGPHAGAQLTGAASFGVRPTVNGQTPLLEIYLLDFSGDLYGARVSVSFATFIRDEHRFDDLMTMTEQMHRDIAAIAEHFGQPSGI
- a CDS encoding EamA family transporter — its product is MGYLWTVTALWAFSFSLIGVYLSGQVDNYFSILTRLALASLLLAPFLRPRAIPPRAIIGLMAIGAVQIGLMYICLYQAYLWLSVPELILFTVATPIYISLLDDLMVRRFRPIYLLAAGGAVAGAAIIRYHGVGNNIWVGFCLIQAANLCFAIGQVAYRRLVQKLPSYNPTHVFGWFFIGAIPVAALAFGLFGDWHQLPTTGMQWSVLAWLGLGSSGVGYLLWNSGATQVSAGALAVMNNVLVPAGLLVNIVIWNHDANLIRLTAGGAVILLALAATRLVRDTPPHKPSTSTAA
- a CDS encoding branched-chain amino acid ABC transporter permease, producing the protein MKHQADSEVADSASADGNWRADFLAGVRVVSPVLVGILPFALIVGVSMAQAGFSIAAAGVMSLLVFAGASQLAAVSLLSAGAPVAVVVLTVVIINLRFVMYSASLSLYLHRLSAPVRAMVAYLLNDQDYMLSLYAFEQRSNTRSRLAFFMGTALPLWLGWQSATLVGASLGAGVPSAWRLDFAVSLTFLAMLVPAVRDRAGLSAAVVGGGVAVALAGLPSNLGLIIGAAAGVLVGIAVRRVTGVRIAR
- a CDS encoding signal peptidase II — its product is MLIIGKKLSPYALLSISGLLAASDQAVKWLVQQSMAYGEYVSVTPFFNWVHLWNTGAAFSLFANGGGWQRYFFIGIAVVVSIFLIKLILENRHKGEAIAYSLILGGAMGNLIDRVFRGYVVDSFDFYWRDWHWPAFNLADIAIVLGALLFVSSSLLGKKANTNAEPDGSD
- a CDS encoding ISL3-like element ISPpu12 family transposase → MTELPDNILHLPQYQVLGCKSTDDEMHFQVDVPDPIACEECGVQGEFVRFGKRDVPYRDLPIHGKRVTLWVVRRRYTCRACKTTFRPQLPEMVDGFRMTLRLHEYVEKESFNHPYTFVAAQTGLDEKTVRDIFNARAEFLGRWHRFETPRILGIDELYLNKRYRCILTNIEERTLLDLLATRRQDVVTNYLMKLKDRQKVEIVSMDMWNPYRAAVKAVLPQARIVVDKFHVVRMANDALERVRKGLRKELKPSQSRTLKGDRKILLKRAHEVSDRERLIMETWTGAFPQLLAAYEHKERFYGIWDATTRLQAEAALDEWIATIPKGQKEVWSDLVRAVGNWREETMTYFETDMPVTNAYTESINRLAKDKNREGRGYSFEVMRARMLYTTKHKKKAPTAKVSPFYKKTIGYGLPDFAEELNYGVDLSTI
- the murJ gene encoding murein biosynthesis integral membrane protein MurJ, giving the protein MKGRATLLKAAGSVGSMTFVSRILGFVRDVAFATLFGAGMGMDAFLVAFKVPNFFRRLFGEGALRQSVVPVLSDTRTNASEAEAADLVNAASGTLAVVLLGVTVVGVLAAPGLVYVFAPGFSDDASQFHLTSQLLRLTFPYLLFISLVALAGAVLNTYQRFAVPAFTPVLLNVCLILAAVFAAPLLERPELALAIGVLVAGAAQLGFQLPFLARIGCLPRPRWAWRDLRVQRILKLMLPIIFGASVTQINLLVNTVIASLLAAGSVSWLYYADRLMEFPLGVFSIAIATVILPNLSARHAEASTSGFAATMDWALKLLVLLGMPAMLGLFMLAGPLVTTLFGYHSFTPHDARMSAYALMAYALGFMGFSFVKVLVTGFFSRQDSRTPVRCGVIAMSSAMLLNVVFVLFFQWRGWTAPHAGLALATSAGAFLNAGLLYYYLRKSGVYVPGRDWLGFLCRVALACGAMTVVLAFGGWDWSRWLARPLALRIGWLAAWIAIGAAVYFAVLFVSGWRPRQLQRVEISTG